In a single window of the Apteryx mantelli isolate bAptMan1 chromosome 11, bAptMan1.hap1, whole genome shotgun sequence genome:
- the LOC136993013 gene encoding olfactory receptor 14C36-like, with amino-acid sequence DLDTISTTVPKSMANSLWDTRAISYSGCDAQLFFFFFLISAEYYLLTVMAYDRYVAICRPLHYGTILGSRACVKMAAAAWASGFLNAVLHTGNTFSIPLCQGNVVDQFFCEIPQILKLSCSDSYRREVGFIVFSVCLGFGCFVFIVLSYVQIFTAVLRIPSEQGRHKAFSMCLPHLAVVSLFLSTIIFAYLKPPSLSSPALNLVVAFLYSVMPPAVNPLIYSMRNKDLQDAVRKLIQLLLFQHQ; translated from the coding sequence gaccttgacaccatctccaccactgtccccaaatccatggccaattctctgtgggacaccagggccatttcctactcaggatgtgatgcccagctatttttcttctttttcctaatttcagcagagtattatctcctcactgtcatggcctatgaccgctatgttgccatctgcagacccctgcactatgggaccatcttgggcagcagagcttgtgtcaaaatggcagcagctgcctgggccagtggttttcttaatgctgtgctacacactgggaacacattttctataccactctgccaaggcaatgtggtggaccagttcttttgtgaaatcccccagatcctcaagctctcctgctcagactcatACCGCAGGGAAGTTGGGTTTATCgtgtttagtgtctgtttaggctttgggtgtttcgttttcattgtgctgtcctacgtgcagatcttcactgctgtgttgaggatcccctctgagcagggacgacacaaagccttttccatgtgcctccctcacctggctgtggtctctctgtttctcagcactatcatctttgcctacctgaagcccccctccctctcctccccagctctgaatctggtggtggcttttCTGTACTCGGtgatgcctccagcagtgaatcctctcatctacagcatgaggaacaaggacctcCAAgacgcagtgaggaaactgattcagctcttactatttcagcatcaataa